TATTTAAACATGTTTTTTTACTTTACTTACCAACTCTGGTATGTCTTTTATATTTAATGAAGATATTGCTATCCTGATAATGTCTTGCATCGGTATTACAAATACATGATCTTCAACCAAATCTTTGAAGATATTTTTATTCTTAGTTGGGACACTAATAAAGAAACCTCCACAATATGGTAATATTTCTAAATCGTTCTTTTTCGCCTCTTCTAAAAACAAACTTGCTCTCTCTTTTAATAACTGTTTTGCTTCTTCAATCTCCAATTCAAATTTTTTCTTCAAATTTTTATTGGTAAATATTTTTCCAATAATATTTATTCCTGGTTGAGAAACGCTTGAGAATCTTCCTCTTACAGAATAATCTCCTACTCTTATGAAATTATCTACAACTTCTTGAGATTTTGAAAGACCAATTTGGGCTCCTACTCTAAATCCATACAAAGAAAAGGTCTTGGATCCAGAAAATACAACTACAGCTAAGATATCCTCATCTAAGTCTTTGTAAGTTGAGAAAATTTCTCTTGAAAATTTTGTATCCTTCATTTGATAATCAACGTAAGCTATATCATGAATCAAAATCACAGGAACATCCATGCGATTTACTTCATTTAAAGTCTTGATTACCTCTTGCCAATCCTTTTTTGTCATGCATAAACCGGTTGGATTGTTGCTAGGATCATTTAAAAGCACACATAAACGGTTTTGTTCTTTAGCTAACTCCAAAGCTCTAATTTTAAAATCAGCTATATTAAAATTAAAGTTTTCGTCGTACATCAAGAATGTTTTTAAATCAATGTTTGCTTCAAGAGCAAAATTTTGATATGGAGACCAAAAATAATTAGGTAATAAAACTTTTTGATTAAAATCATTAAAGTTATAAAAAGAATTAGAAATTGCTCCACTACCACCGGTTGTAGGAATAATGCTGTACTTAAAATTCTCTTTAATCATTTCGGCGTTATCACCAAAAACCCAATTAAAAACTCCTTCTGTAAATTCTTTTGTTCCTCTTACTGGAGCATAATGATATGTTTCAGAGTCATTCAAACTATGAAGTACTTCATCAACAACTTGAAACTTAAAAACATTACCCTCTTCGTGATGGAGCATGCCTACGGTTGCGTCAATAACATCAGCATATTTCTTTTTAGCAGCTTTTGCCTCTTGTGATATTTGCAGAATGTTTGACTCTAATTTTTTGTATTCCGCATGCTTTCCAACAATTCTTTTCATATTCACACCCTTTTCTAAAATATATTTTTTAAAGTAACTGTCTGATTTCGATCTGGTCCGACCGAAATTATGGCTACTTTTGTGTCTAGTAATTTTTCAATCGTCGAAAGATAGTTTTGACAATTGATAGGTAAATCTGAAAACCTTTTTGTTTTAGAGATATCTTCTTTCCATCCAGGTAAAGTTACATAGATAGGTTCACATTTTTTATAGTCATTATAATCTGCGGGAATATAATCAATTTCTTCGTTATTGAGTCTATATTTCACACATATTTTTAATTCTTCTATTCCTGTTAAAACATCTAACAACATGATGCTTAGATCGGTTAAACCGTTAATTCTTTTTACATGGTTAAGTACAACCAAGTCTAACCAACCTATTCGTCTTGGCCTTTTGGTTGTTGTTCCATATTCGTTTCCGGTTTTTCTAATCTTATCAGCAATTTCATCTTTAAATTCAGTTGGAAAAACCCCTTCTCCAACCCTGGTTGTATAAGCTTTTGTAACGCCAATAACTTCAGATATTTCCTTTAGGCTTATTCCTGTGTTTAGAGGAACAGAAGCTGCGGTTGGAGATGACGAAGTAACAT
This DNA window, taken from Candidatus Delongbacteria bacterium, encodes the following:
- a CDS encoding aminotransferase class I/II-fold pyridoxal phosphate-dependent enzyme, giving the protein MKRIVGKHAEYKKLESNILQISQEAKAAKKKYADVIDATVGMLHHEEGNVFKFQVVDEVLHSLNDSETYHYAPVRGTKEFTEGVFNWVFGDNAEMIKENFKYSIIPTTGGSGAISNSFYNFNDFNQKVLLPNYFWSPYQNFALEANIDLKTFLMYDENFNFNIADFKIRALELAKEQNRLCVLLNDPSNNPTGLCMTKKDWQEVIKTLNEVNRMDVPVILIHDIAYVDYQMKDTKFSREIFSTYKDLDEDILAVVVFSGSKTFSLYGFRVGAQIGLSKSQEVVDNFIRVGDYSVRGRFSSVSQPGINIIGKIFTNKNLKKKFELEIEEAKQLLKERASLFLEEAKKNDLEILPYCGGFFISVPTKNKNIFKDLVEDHVFVIPMQDIIRIAISSLNIKDIPELVSKVKKHV